The genomic segment tggtaccttcaggcgtttggaaattgctcccaaggatgaaccagacttgtggagatcaacaattattttctgaggtcttggctgatatcttttgattttcccatgatgtcaagcaaagaggtactatttttgaaggtaggccttgaaatacatccacaggtacacctccaattgactcgaatgatgtcaattagcctatcagaagcttctaaagccatgacattttctggaattttccaagctgtttaaaggcacagtcaacttagtgtatgtaaacttctgactcactggaattgtgatacagtgaattataagtgaaataatctgtctgtaaacaattattggaaaaattacttgtgtcatgcacaaagttgatgtcctaaccgacttgccaaaactatagtttgttaacaagaaatttgtggagtggttgaaaaactagttttaatgactccaacctaagtgtatgtaaacttccgacttcaactgtacattcacaGGTTCAACTGCAAACTTGTCACTTAGCGCCCTCTCGTGATTGTCCAGGCTACTGTCTCTAGTAAGTACAAAACAGCCACCGTTCGACACAACTCCAGATAAATAATATCTCAGTAGTGCAAGTTCATCTGATAATAATATGTTTGTTAATACTGTTTAGCACTAAAATTGGTTGAGTAAATTATACCGCCTCATATAATTGATTGATATGTATTATCTACAGTACATTATTGCCATTGAGTACAATAGATACATCCATTATGTCTCCTATTGATTGAATGGGGATGGCCCCTGAGATGCCTGACTATAAACACCCATCAATGTAATGACAGGAGCAGTTAAGATGGTGGgctccatagaaatagaattatgGATTATGGGTACACCCAATatggccgccagtccacccaACAGCCACCCATTGACTTGAATGGAGATACCGCTTATAGGAATTTGAATTCATATTTCTATGATGGGCTCATTTAACCCATAGTTAACTCCTTCTGGCCAAGACTCTGCAGGTCAATACAACTACATTCCCCACCCTGAGCATGGCAGAGACTAAATTAGCTCTTTACAGTTCCATCTGGGCCGCACCTGTCAGGGACGAGCCACGTTTCAACCGTCAGAATTGGACCaagacaaacaaataaacattcaTGAGGTGTATGTTaatgtaaaaaaagaaacattttgcaatggtGTACATTATCCTTTGGCTTGCATATGACTGTTTCAGTaaccctcagagtagaaagaggaATTTAACTAACCAGCTACAAAACATGCTTAGGTAGAATAACGACCAGAACTGAATCAAACATTCACACATTTTATTAGAATGATCAATCAAAACTGTATTAACATTATTCAAACATTTAGCTTGATCTGTGAATACGATATCAGCAATCATAAATCTCGTGAACTATATTAAATGTTTACATCAGACAACTATAGTCAACAAAGAAAGTTACAGCCTGTGCAAAACCTGTGAATACATTATGTAGGCTGATCAGTTATAGACCTGCTTAGCTAACGTTATACTGTAGAAACCTCCAAACAAACAAGCAAGCAGGCCTATACCCAATCCTCAGGACATATGATAAAGCAGAAGCAGGTGGTTGTACCTAAAACGATCCAAAGAGCTAGACTAATCTGCTAACGTTGGGGTCGTTGCTGTGTGACTAACGTAACTTCTTTGCCCCGCGGGTCGCCTTGGCCACCTTGGAGCCCCTCTGGTGGTCGCTGACGCGGTTCCGCAGTACGTTCACGTCGTACTTCTGCCTCTTCAGCTTCTCGGCCAGGTCAAACTTCTCAGCGTGCAGCTGGCGCAGCCACTGCCAGAGCTCGCGGGACTTCTCCGCCAGCCTCTCCTGGTTGAGGTGGTCAATGTTGAGGGGCTTGCGGCGTTCCAACAGAGCCTTGGTCTTCTTCTCGCGCCCCGTCAGCTTCTTGCCCTTCTTCACGTCCCCCTTCTGTATGTAGCCGCCGAACGCCTTGTTGGAGAAGACGTTCTTCTTCCTGGCATCCTCCTCGGCACGGAGCTTGGCCTCTTCTTCCCGGCGGATCCGCTCCTCAGCAAGACGGGCCTGGCGCTCAATGTTCTGCTCGGCACGCACACGCTGCTGCTCGGCACGGTCGGCACGGCGGCGCTCGATGCGGCTGCGGAGGGCCaccaactcctcctcctctttctggcGGCTGGAGAAGTGCATCTCGATCAGGCTCTGAAGGTCATTGAAGTCCTTCTCCAGCCTCTTGCGGTGGAGGTCATCAAAGTCCAACTTCTCGCCGTCGGGCAGCTTGGGAGGAGCGATGTTGGTAATGTACTTGGTCCGTGGCTTGGTCTCCCCCTCGCTCCCCTCAACGtgttccctctcctcttcatctacctcctcctccttatctgcctcatcctcctcctgctgctcttcttcagcctcctcttccacctcaggTGCCTCCTCTACTTCTTCCTCCTCGTtcacctcctcttcatcctcctcgtATTCCTCCACAATATCCACTGTGTCAGACATGATGTTAAAGTCTGCCTCTGAGACAGTCAAGAAGTCAAGGAAGAAAGACcagcggagacacacacacacaatactcagAGACCAACTTGTGTCCCAACAGTCAAGAGGGGAAGTGAAGTGAACTTTCGGGCGTGGCTGCTTGGGCTCTTTTAAAGCTTTACCCTGATCatgtgtccaaaccccactgtcTAGCAGAGATGTTCAGACAGATGGAATGGAGTCTATTTTCTCCTTCAACAAGTCTGCCCCCTCCCCTGAACCCCGACCTCAGACTCTCCCCATCATTCCTTTCTAAGGACAATCGGAGTGCCCTATTTCAGACGCACAACAGGTGCCACTCAAACCTGTGCTCTCCTTCAAGCCCACAATCGAATATATGCATCACGGTCACAGCATGATTGTTGTAGGTATCAAGTGAAGTTCTTACTCATATACTATGGGGTTATTTATACACTTGGTCATCaagaaggagaaaaagagagacagagtataTAGTAAGTACACCCGTAAAAAAAGGTCATAGTGATCAAATAATCAAAGGGATGAAGTTTCTTAGTTTCAGCTTAGAAGAGTGAAGAGTAAATAGTTTAATAGTGGAATGGTCACTATATCAATAAATCTATAATGAACAGTCTATATGTCAATAAATACATAATGACTGGTCACCATATCTATAAATATATAATGAATGGTCACTATATCTATAAATATATAATgaatgtagctcagttggtagagcatggtgtttgcaacgccagggttgtgggttcgattcccacggggggccagcacagaaaaaaaaaaataataataataataataaaaaaatgtatgtattcactactgtaagtcgctctggataagagcgtctgctaaatgactaaaatgtaaatgtaaaatgtcaaatACATAATGAATGGTCACTATATCTATAAATACATAATGAATGGTCACTATCTCAATAAATACATAATGAATGGTCACTATCTCAATAAATACATAATGAATGGTCACTATCTCAATAAATATATAATGGTCACTACACCAATAAATATATAATGAATGTCACTATACCAATAAATATATAATGAATGGTCACTATATCTATAAATATATAATGAATGGTCACTATATCTATAAATATATAACGAATGGTCACTATATCTATAAATATATAACGAATGGTCACTATATCTATAAATATATAACGAATGGTCACTATATCTATAAATATATAACGAATGGTCACTATATAATGAATGGTCACTATATCTATAAATATATAATGAATGGTCACTATATAATGAATGGTCACTATATCAATAAATATATAATGAATGGTCACTATATCTATAAATATATAACGAATGGTCACTATATAATGAATGGTCACTATATCTATAAATATATAACGAATGGTCACTATATAATGAATGGTCACTATATCTATAAATATATAACGAATGGTCACTATATCAATACATAATGAATGGTCACTATATCAATACATAATGAATGGTCACTATATCAATACATAATGAATGGTCTCTTATATTCCACATACAGAGTGATATATCAAGCACATATATGGGTCATGCACCAAAGAGAGACCATTGAAAAGGCTTGTTGCCAGTTAAAGTAGCACTTCATTGTTAGAATGTGAACATCAGACAACGGAATTGGGGTCACCTCACTTATGCCATTACATCATAACCACCTCATCTTGACTGAAGTACATTCATCTAGAGCCTCGTTATTTCCACTGTGACTTACAAAACTTACCGGTGAGCACATCCAAGAGCAAAGCACATCATTACAATATATCAACTACCCTTTGCAAGAACACCAAAGCTGTGTATAATCTTTTCATATACCCTGAAGATTTAAGTCCTTTCTACAACTATTTTAAATGTGTTCACTTTGCTAATTGACACCTCAAATGAGTATCTCTGTCTTTGCACATCAATTTGcccttaaaatacattttaataaatAACAAAGAAACTATAAAGAAATACTTGACCACTGTTCCATTTACATGTTGTACTGtgtgaaaaaataaatatcttCCAGTTTGCCAGCCAAAGACTACCCTACCATAGCAAATACTTTGAGCACAAGCTTTcaactgatcatccttgagtgcTGACAGAAAACACCTGTCAAGGAAAGATGGGCCCTAAAAATACAATTTCCAACAAGAACAATTCCAAAACACTGCCTCGTTTCCACTTCGGAATGTAATTAAAACATTCTTGCAATGGAAGACTCCAGCTTTCAGGGTCGAGTGGATAACAAAGTAATTGCTTTTTTAATGTTTACTTCTCGGGCACTGATGGCAACAATAGAATATATAGTGTTCAGCACTTAAATATCCAGCCCTTGAGTAAGGCGTGCAAAAGGACAAATGTGGTTTTAGTATGAGATAATTGACAGGGATAGACAGGTGCTGTGTGTTGTCCACGGGCGTCCCCCATGAACCCTGAGAATTCCAATAAACCACTGTGCCGTGGAAGATTACTCCTCTTAGTGAATATGTAGCCTTTTCCTCAGAAGGGGACAGCAAAAtggcagagtacaggccttggacTAAGGGCTAGGATTTGGGGACAGAGAACGGAAGGATTTCGAAAGTGTCCCTGCACTCCACAGCCTAAGACTCACTCCTGAAGATTGCCAGCCAGTACCCACAACTAAGAGTCACAGTACTATTAAGGCCAGTACAGAGCCTCATATTGAAATAGTAATAGCATCAGAACAAGTATCCTGTACAACACAGATGTCAGTTTAAATGGGTTGAGAGAACATTTCAACCATTTGTGGACTAAAGCCCTTCAACTTCTAGGGGAACTCCCCCAGTCCTCCATACCTAACTATTTGCCAATTGACAAATTTCAATGAACAAAAGAGGAACCCTCCATCCCAAAGAAAAAATGTACCGAACTTCAACCCTACTGATTCGTCAATTATGAGTAGCAGGTGGTGGTCTGATTTAAAATGAAGCCTTTAGGTCACTGATAACAAGGGGCAACTGTGTCTATTAATAGGAGCAAGGAGAAGCACAATTGACCAGGACTATGCTATAAATAGCCACACTACTGCCTCCCCACTCTTCAGTATTAAGACTAGTGAAATGTGTCTTTTAATTTACAGTATTGTTAGTTGTATTACAGTATTGTTCttattaaaattagaagctcaccTGTTTTTAAACCAGATTATTATCCTCTCTTTTGTAAGGCATTCCAGAGAAGTTCTTTGTTAGACTCTAAttaaattatattatatatagatcCCATTTACGATTGTTGCATAGATCTGTCAGACCTAGTATACTATATAGTATACTATATCTCCAACAGGTCAACCCAAAAAATACTTTTCACTAGAAATGAAGGAAATGGTGCCCTCAAATGGTCAAACCATGTAGCTATTTTATACCAAAGTAATTGCTACATTCCAAAAGAAGTACTGTATGACATAATAGGCCTACAGAAATACAGTGATATTTAAACTAGCTTGAGGAATTTTTATCATTCAAATGATTAATGCTGTATCCTCTTATGCCTAATACAATCTCAGATGTCAAGGTACAGTTTTACCATTATAAACTAACAAAACTGTGTCTGAGACCATAACAAAAACGTATCAATTCCCATAGAAATCATCCTCACACTTGTGTATTGTAGTGTGCTGTGGAATTCTAAACAGTTTAGATGCTAGCTAGAACATgtaaacacaaaaacaaaacatggcCCTGTTTTTAACATCGAGAAACCCCTCATGTTACCCAATCAACACAATCCTTAAACCGCACCTTTCTGTTTCTCAACCTCAACGGACTCACAAGCTGGAGAATCCTGCAGTTCTTTACGGCTTACCTTTACTGGGTTTTGGATGGCCTCTCCACTACAAAAAAACAGTGCCGTGGTTCTGCAAAGAAcacatagtgccttcagaaagtattcataccccttgacttaattccaaattattttgtgttacagcctgaattcaaaattgattcatttatatatatttttatcacccatctacacacaataccccatattttttagaagtttttgcaaatgtattgaaaataaaatacagaaatatctcatttatgtaagtattcacacgTCTGAGTCTTTTTGGGTTCATTTTCCCataattcttttcaaaattcttcaagatcTGTCAAATTGGCTGCTGTTGATgactgctagacaaccattttcaggtcttgccatagattttcaagtatatttaagtcaaaactaacttggctactcgggaacattcactgtcGTCTTGAtaatcaactccagtgtagatttgtattttaggttattgtcctgctgaaaggtgaattcatctccaagtgtctggtggaaagcagactgaaccaggtttcccaTTAGGATTgtgtctgtgcttagctctattctgtttcttttttatcctgaaaaactccccagtccttaacaattacaagcatacccataacatgatgcagccaacactATGCTTTTAAATATGGAAAgtgatactcagtaatgtgttgtattggatttgcccaaaacataacactttgtattcaggacaaaaatgtaATTCCATTGCACATTTCTTGCAGtactactttagtgccttgttgcaaacaggatgcatgttttggaatatttttattatgtacaggatttcttcttttcactccatcaactaggttagtattgtggattaactacaatgttgttatccttcctcaattttctcctatcacagccatttaactctgtaactgttttaaagtcaccattggcctcattgtgaaatcccggagcggtgtccttcctctacggcaactgagttaggaagcacGCCTGTACCTTTGTAGcggctgggtgtattgatacaccatccaaagtgtaattaatgacCAGCTTTAAAGGGATATTCAGTTTCTgcttaaaaaaaaagaagctaaatttaatcaattttgaattcgggctgtaacaacaaaatgtggaacaagtcaagaggtgtgaatactttctgaaggcactgtaaatataaTTTTAGACACAGCAGTAGAACATAATGATACTTGTCAATAAAGGTGTGTGTACACTGTTTGTCCTGAAGTTGTACAatgctacctctctctcaggaAAATAACGTCCAGAGAGATACAGCTCCAAtgcagaggaggatggggaggaaaaCCCACAAGGCTACTGGTGCAATGGAGTGCTAATCAACTGCAAATAGGAAAAACACAACCTTTACTTTCCAACAATCTAACCTTTCTTAAATATTATAAGTAACAATAATGGTACATCATTTTGTGTTGAAAACAGAGCtggagatatacactgagtgtacaaaacattaggaacacctgctctttccatgacagactaaccaggtgaaagctatgatcccttattgatgtcacttcttaaatccacttaaatcagtgtatatgaagggaaggagacaggttaaagatggattttcaagccttgagtcaattgggacatggattgtgtatgtgtgccattcagagggtgaatggacaagacaaaatatgtaagtgcctttAAAACGGgatacggtagtaggtgccaggtgcaccggtttgagtgtgtcaagatctgcaacgctgctgggtttttcatgctcaacagtttcccatgtgcgctaagaatggtccaccacccaaaggacatccagccaacttgacacaactttgggaagcactggagtcaacatgggccagcatccgtgTGGAACGCTttatgtagagtccatgccccgacgaattgaggctgttctgagggcaaaggggggtgcaactcaatattagggaggtgttcctaatgttttgtacaggcAGTGTACGTTCAAGTTCTGCAGAATGTATGCTTCAAATAAATGAATTAAATGTCAATACGGCTAAGTTACATACGTCATTACCTTCATGCAACTACAGGAAACCAGATGCTGCTCCGTATGGGTTGGACACCTCACAGCTGTACAGACCACTGAAGTCAGGGCCCACCTTCACTAACTCCAACAAGCCCCCAGTCTCACTGAGATTTGATCTATTCAGTCTAAGACAAATGTAGACACATAGCAAAACATAGATGTAGACACTGATCCTTAGAAAATGAGTTGGGGGAAATGAAAATCTGAACAACTGACCTCTTCCATGTGAACTCTGTTGGAGGGGGATTGGCGTCTACTAAACACTGAAACGCAGGTGCCTGGGGTGCGCTCTCATGAATGATGATTTTGACCGAATTTGGAAGGTCTGTAGAATAGGCACAAAGTTGCACCACATTATTTCTGTGCTGTTACTGTTGTGTCTAATATGGAGTAGAAACACTGTGGCTGTTGTCATTCAGAATACTCACAGTGTACATCTAGCtcgtagggaacagccttctgCTGGCTCAGAGTGGTGTGGTTCACCAGGCACTGAACCTCCTGTTGGTGCATGACTCTGGAGGGCTCTCCCTTCAGGTGGCCCCTCACCGTGGCGGTGTCGTCTGGGTTCAGTGTAGTGTTGGTTGAGGTTATCAGACTCAGTGGTTGTCTTGCACTGGCCGTACTCCACTGTACCGCAGGGGGCTTGGCGGTAGCCGCTGTGCATGTGGCCAAGATGCTCTCCTGCCCCTCAGCATCCACGGGAAGAGTCTCGACAGCAACTGAAATCACAGCAGGAACTATTGTTAAAAAAACACAATAAACACATTGACTTAATATGAATGTATGTCTTTATATATACTTTAAAACCTAACCCTTTGAAAGCAGGTAAAGGAACACCCTTAACATAATTGTATCAAACAATTCATTCCATTGGGGAAATACATCATAAATAACCTCTTACTTTGGACAGTGAGGTGGATCTTTGTCTTGTATGGCCCACTGGGGAACACAGTGAAGATGCAGGTGTAGACGCCCTCAGTCAGGGACACATCCCCCAGTCGGACAGAGCCCACCAGTGCTGTGGTGTTCCCAATGAAGTCCACCCTGTCCCCCCGCCCTTTGACATGTGATGGACCATAGGTAAGAGTGATGAGGAAGAAGTTGTGGTTGGCACGGTAACCCCTGGTACTCTTCTGCCATGAGATCTGGATAAGCTCGTCTGTCTCTATGAGCTCACAGGTCAAGTCTGCGTGTTGTCCCTGAGTCACTGTTGGGCAGCCATTGTAAGAGATGACTCTGATACCTAAAGGAATATTAACAAGATGCATAAGAGAGCAAATTCTCAGACTCTTCTTGATATTGTGGAGAACAAATGTTATGGGTTTGCTTTCCATCGCTCCTACACTCACCAACTCCAGTCTGAGTCAGCATGAGAAATATGTTTGATTCTTCATTGGTAGGCTAACTTCAAGTAGACAATCTAATCTGGGGGTGGGGCAAAGTTTAGGCCTATGCATAAGCAAAATTAGAATGAAACGAGCCTGAGATGTAGACCAAGATTACAAGATTAGATGTAGACCAAGATTACAACACCAGTAACCTAAACATGGGTCCAGGGGCGGAATGGGACAAGAAACCACCCCTACACATTTTTTTCCTTGAGGCCCCCATTATTAGCTAGATACTGAAAATGATAACATGCAGACTAATAATTCAATGTTAAACTGATTACGGCAATGGGCCGAGTTTATCATTACTCTGATTATCTTGATTCAGCATTGGGTCATAATCGAAGTTAGCACACGCCTAGATTTCTGTGCAATCTTTctaattattaggacatgtaaacaccttaaaTCGGAGTTCTAGCAGTGCATTGGATCTGCGCATGTGCTAGCACCAGCTAACCTCTTTTGCGCGAGTGAAGTCAGTTCTGAAAAACCTAAAATGATGCATCTTAGAAATTGTTTTCACATTCAAACTTTATGTCCAAACTCAGAATGAAATAACCTTCCCAAAAAGAACATGGTCGCTGTGATAGAATCTTTATTTTGATTGCAGATGATTTTCAGCATTTATCAAAGCCCCATCAGgcagcctgatttcagatgtgtccatgtaaacaggattattaaggaaatcgttcttcttgcaaagcatgtaaacatttTAATCAAACTAATATATTAATCTGCACACAAAAACAAGTTTGTCAGGCCTACTGGGCTACAAATGGACCAGCTCATCTGGCATTTGCCCAAAATGCCAAATGGCCAATCTCTCCATAAGGTCTACTGGGAGAAGATTTAATAAAGTTCTGGAACTTCCGCTCACCATTGCTGTTAGCCTATATTTTGCCTTCGGTCAGAGCCGTGGCTATTGGTCTActacagggttccccaactggcggtggttttatttggcaccTAAGTTTGTTTTTTTGTAAGCAAGTTGCAAGTTTGAAATTATTAGGTTTTAGCCAAATATGatatctgtttgggattcttgcggtcaatttgcagtctacaaatgatttgtaattatgttctggacacgcgaccatccactcaagaaaaaaattGTCCGTATAtgaatttacactgaacaaaaatacaaaagcCACCCCTTTGCATCATGCAGCGTTTGCCCACTGATGTCGGTcatgatgccgaactgcagtcagctCAAGATCCTGTtggaaattcctgcagtcagcatgccaattgcactttccctcaaaacttgagacatctttggcATGGTGTTGTGAGACAGCACTgcgcattttagagtggccttttattgtcccccagcacaaggcgcacctgtgtaatgatcatgctgtttaatcagcttcttgatatgccacgccacatctgtcaggtggatggattatcttggaaaaggagaaatgctcactaacaaggatgtaaacaaatttgtccacaacatttgagagaaatcagttttttgtgcgtatgaacaATTTCTGGGTTATTTTAtgtcaactcatgaaacatgtgaccaacactttacatgttgcatttatattttgttcagtatagttgatgatccctgtgcTAAAGTGTAATTCCGATATGTAGATTTGTATTTGATTGATAAAATATTTAAACTGTGCTTAAATAAATTACATTAACAGAAATTATTAAATTAATTTCCATGACTATTATCATTTTGCAAAACTTTTCCAGGGttgtaaaaaaacattttaaaattccATTACTTTTCCAGGAATTTCATGACTGTACGAACCCTGATAGataatttgttgtattacttgtgaggcacagttGAATGaacataatatatacagtaccagtcaaaagtttggacacacccactcattcaagggtttttctttattttttctacattgtagaataatactgaagacatcaaaactatgaaataacacatatggaatcatgtagtaaccaaaaatgtgtcaaacaaatcaaaacagattttatatttgagattcttcaaagtacccagcctttgccttgatgatagctttgcacacgtttggcattctctcaaccagcttcatgaggtagtcacctggaatgcatttcaattaacaggtgtgccttgttaaaagttacatttgtggaatttctttccttcttaatgtgtctgagtcaatcagttgtgttgtgaaaagttaGGAGTGGTAAACAGAAGAGAACCAGAGGATAAGTtccttagagttaactgcacctcagattgcagcccaaataaatgcttcacagagttcaagtaacagacacatctcaacatcaactgttcagaggagactgcgtgaatgagGCCTTAATGGttgatttgctgcaaagaaaccactactaaagtgcaccaataagaggaagagacttgcttgggccaagaaacacaagcaatggacattagaccggtgggaatctgtcctttggtctgacgagtccaaatgtgagatttttggttccaaccgctgtgtctttgtgagacgcagagtaggtgaacggatgatctctgcatgtgtggttcccacagtgaagcatagaggagatggtgtgatggtgtgggggttgctttgctggtgtcactgtcagtgatttatttagaattaaaggcacacagcattctgcagcgatatgccatcccatctggtatgcgcttagtgggactatcatttgtttttcaacagggcaatgacccaagACACCTCCAGcctgtgcaagggctatttgaccaagaaggagagtgatggagtgctgcatcagatgacctggcctccacaatcacctgacctcaacccaattgagatgctttgggatgagttggaccgcagagtgaaggaaaagcagccaacaagtgctcagcatatgtgggaactccttcaagactgttgggaaagcattccaggtgaagctggttgagataatgccaagagtattgaaagctatcatcaaggcaaagggtggctactttgaagaatataaaatattttttatttgtttaacacttgtttgattactacatgattccatatgtgttatttcatagtgttgatgtcttcactattattctacaatgtagaaaatagtacaaataaagaaaaacccttgaatgagtaggtgtgttcaaacttttgactggtactcaatatttttttactggactgatggcctgcatctgatggactgtctgaggggagggagcagCAGTGAGGCTTCCTCTCACCCAACTCacagtccctcctct from the Salmo salar chromosome ssa17, Ssal_v3.1, whole genome shotgun sequence genome contains:
- the LOC106576322 gene encoding troponin T, cardiac muscle isoforms, whose product is MSDTVDIVEEYEEDEEEVNEEEEVEEAPEVEEEAEEEQQEEDEADKEEEVDEEEREHVEGSEGETKPRTKYITNIAPPKLPDGEKLDFDDLHRKRLEKDFNDLQSLIEMHFSSRQKEEEELVALRSRIERRRADRAEQQRVRAEQNIERQARLAEERIRREEEAKLRAEEDARKKNVFSNKAFGGYIQKGDVKKGKKLTGREKKTKALLERRKPLNIDHLNQERLAEKSRELWQWLRQLHAEKFDLAEKLKRQKYDVNVLRNRVSDHQRGSKVAKATRGAKKLR
- the LOC106576323 gene encoding nectin-1; translation: MEKSTYKCIRVISYNGCPTVTQGQHADLTCELIETDELIQISWQKSTRGYRANHNFFLITLTYGPSHVKGRGDRVDFIGNTTALVGSVRLGDVSLTEGVYTCIFTVFPSGPYKTKIHLTVQIAVETLPVDAEGQESILATCTAATAKPPAVQWSTASARQPLSLITSTNTTLNPDDTATVRGHLKGEPSRVMHQQEVQCLVNHTTLSQQKAVPYELDVHYLPNSVKIIIHESAPQAPAFQCLVDANPPPTEFTWKRLNRSNLSETGGLLELVKVGPDFSGLYSCEVSNPYGAASGFL